In one Bacillus thuringiensis genomic region, the following are encoded:
- a CDS encoding YitT family protein codes for MGQLGDADYVPDTAFLSFPAAKTFHLEFIIQLVVIFIASILYAISMNMFFIPHNMISGGFAGVGMIIGYLMHYNIGALIFLLNIPLLILSHFYLGKKTTFLTAYFVAVSSLAMNIIPVHQVSDDILLSSVFGGVICGAASGIIFRFASSTGGFDVVGLIVAKYRDVSIGAIIFVFNLILLVAAGFIFGWDITLYTLISRFVVSKVIDAVHTKHIKLTIMTITEKGEEIKSALLHHGIRGVTMVDAVGGYTNHKKKMIYTVVTRYELGEMKRIIRQVDNKAFMNITETVEIVGRFKRI; via the coding sequence ATGGGTCAACTAGGAGACGCCGATTACGTTCCCGACACCGCCTTTTTATCCTTCCCAGCAGCGAAAACATTTCACTTAGAATTTATAATACAGTTGGTTGTTATTTTTATAGCTTCTATTTTGTATGCAATTTCTATGAATATGTTTTTTATCCCGCATAATATGATTAGCGGTGGGTTCGCTGGTGTAGGGATGATTATCGGTTATTTAATGCACTACAATATCGGTGCACTTATCTTTTTACTAAACATTCCTCTTCTTATTTTAAGTCACTTTTACTTAGGCAAGAAGACAACCTTTTTAACAGCGTACTTTGTAGCTGTATCATCGTTAGCGATGAACATTATCCCGGTACACCAAGTTTCAGACGATATTTTACTTTCTTCTGTATTCGGTGGTGTTATCTGCGGAGCAGCTTCAGGAATTATATTCCGATTTGCTTCTTCAACAGGTGGTTTTGATGTTGTTGGATTGATTGTAGCGAAATATCGAGATGTTTCAATTGGAGCAATCATATTTGTATTCAACTTAATCTTACTTGTAGCAGCAGGTTTTATTTTCGGTTGGGATATTACACTTTATACGTTAATTAGTCGATTTGTAGTCAGCAAAGTTATCGACGCTGTGCATACGAAACATATTAAATTAACGATAATGACTATTACAGAAAAAGGCGAGGAAATAAAAAGCGCACTACTACATCACGGTATACGCGGGGTGACAATGGTAGACGCTGTCGGCGGCTATACAAACCATAAGAAAAAAATGATTTACACTGTCGTGACTCGCTATGAGTTAGGCGAAATGAAACGTATTATCCGTCAAGTGGATAACAAAGCATTTATGAACATTACTGAAACAGTTGAAATTGTCGGCCGTTTCAAACGTATATAA
- a CDS encoding DUF3985 family protein produces MEILSIILIVLLIYVVFKVAYVALKILAILLIIFLIVEFGSKLLGG; encoded by the coding sequence ATGGAAATTTTATCAATTATTTTGATAGTCTTGCTCATTTATGTTGTTTTTAAAGTGGCATATGTAGCATTAAAGATACTCGCGATCCTATTAATTATCTTTTTAATCGTAGAGTTCGGCAGTAAGTTGCTTGGGGGATAG
- a CDS encoding GNAT family N-acetyltransferase, whose amino-acid sequence MEFTTERLIIRPFKSTDLQDVFAIYNSDDTCKFLLHNKWTHEDMQKRFNKKLANNVLTKESILSLAVIYKAKVVGDLSVWYTNMKDTVEIGYSFSNEVAGRGLATEAVSSLVLKLFNECNVHRIQANLDARNTASQKLCERIGMRKEAHFIQDFWNKDEWTDSIVYGMLSSDL is encoded by the coding sequence TTGGAGTTCACAACAGAAAGATTAATAATTAGACCTTTTAAGAGTACTGATTTACAGGATGTATTTGCTATTTATAATAGTGATGATACATGTAAGTTCCTATTACATAATAAGTGGACTCATGAAGACATGCAGAAAAGATTTAATAAGAAGCTAGCAAATAATGTACTTACTAAAGAATCAATATTAAGTTTGGCAGTTATATATAAGGCTAAAGTAGTTGGTGATTTATCCGTATGGTACACAAATATGAAAGACACTGTTGAGATTGGTTATAGTTTTTCAAATGAAGTAGCTGGGAGAGGTTTGGCAACAGAAGCAGTAAGTAGTTTAGTATTGAAATTATTTAATGAATGTAATGTACATCGTATACAGGCTAATCTTGATGCACGTAATACAGCTTCACAAAAATTGTGTGAACGAATAGGCATGAGAAAGGAAGCACATTTCATACAAGATTTTTGGAATAAGGATGAATGGACAGATAGTATTGTATATGGAATGCTATCCTCCGATTTGTAG
- a CDS encoding DUF3938 domain-containing protein: MNQYIRYTIAVLFAIIGGTICFWTNTQLGENIIFNGIETLVSASILGGYIYFLFNPEENAQKTMLLTMIGIVGGCISYSMTNYTLPLQLSSAFFHGLWTWFIAFCLADVFNLLQDNEEDSGRQIESNS, translated from the coding sequence ATGAATCAATATATACGATATACAATAGCTGTCCTGTTTGCTATTATCGGCGGAACAATCTGCTTCTGGACAAACACTCAGCTTGGAGAGAATATCATTTTTAATGGAATCGAAACACTTGTAAGCGCTTCAATTTTAGGCGGATACATTTACTTCCTCTTCAATCCAGAAGAAAATGCTCAAAAAACAATGTTATTAACAATGATCGGAATCGTTGGTGGATGTATTTCCTACTCAATGACAAACTATACATTACCACTTCAATTAAGCTCAGCTTTCTTCCACGGTCTATGGACTTGGTTCATTGCATTCTGCTTAGCAGACGTATTCAACCTATTACAAGACAATGAAGAAGATAGCGGTCGCCAAATTGAAAGTAACTCTTAA
- a CDS encoding site-2 protease family protein — MTVALILSILYGVIRTGKLEVILNLWTIVGIALLVLAIHELGHVVFGVIGGLTFKFITVGPITIQKEKGKLRIRENKLWAYFGGVATLVPPSIETPNLSKKWAWLTLGGPITNLLFGITFGYIYMVSYYQYLLYFSFFHFAIFAVTIVPIKGTLMSDGMQFLILIKDDERARNHLYEIQISSELFSYKRPKDWDERLVELSEEKIKENKEIREIMSRLMLVFFARADQEGMERAIPHIERIVQLPVTKENKFFVSSFHSWYLLYKALYEMDSLSLQEAKEHAKAITKMDLNGYYRTKGIIKYLEGDMEASRTYMRKADKELKSAEKSEMGYLQLEREWFEQLKKRVSYDG, encoded by the coding sequence ATGACAGTGGCGCTAATTCTGTCCATTTTATACGGAGTAATCCGAACTGGGAAATTAGAAGTAATTTTGAACCTGTGGACAATAGTTGGAATTGCATTGTTAGTGTTAGCCATTCATGAGCTAGGACATGTAGTATTTGGTGTAATAGGTGGTTTGACATTTAAATTTATAACAGTAGGACCCATTACTATTCAAAAAGAAAAAGGAAAATTACGCATTCGAGAAAATAAATTATGGGCGTACTTTGGAGGCGTTGCAACACTAGTACCACCTTCTATAGAGACACCGAATCTTTCGAAAAAATGGGCTTGGCTCACTTTAGGTGGACCGATTACGAATTTACTATTTGGTATTACTTTTGGTTACATATACATGGTAAGTTATTATCAATATCTTTTATATTTTTCCTTTTTCCATTTTGCAATCTTTGCGGTTACAATTGTGCCGATAAAAGGAACGCTTATGAGTGATGGGATGCAATTTCTTATTTTAATTAAAGATGATGAAAGAGCTAGAAATCATTTATATGAGATTCAAATATCGAGTGAGTTATTTAGTTATAAAAGACCGAAAGATTGGGATGAAAGATTAGTAGAACTTAGTGAGGAGAAAATAAAAGAGAATAAAGAGATAAGAGAGATAATGAGTAGGCTTATGCTTGTCTTTTTTGCTCGTGCAGATCAAGAGGGAATGGAAAGAGCGATACCGCATATAGAACGAATTGTTCAACTACCTGTAACGAAAGAAAATAAGTTTTTCGTTAGTAGTTTTCATAGTTGGTACCTTTTATATAAAGCACTTTATGAGATGGATAGTCTTTCTTTGCAAGAAGCAAAGGAACATGCAAAGGCCATTACAAAAATGGATCTAAACGGATATTACCGTACAAAAGGAATTATTAAATATTTAGAGGGCGATATGGAAGCATCCCGTACTTATATGAGGAAAGCTGATAAAGAATTAAAGAGCGCCGAGAAGAGTGAAATGGGATATTTACAATTAGAGAGAGAATGGTTTGAGCAGCTAAAGAAGAGAGTATCTTACGATGGGTGA
- the yidC gene encoding membrane protein insertase YidC has protein sequence MLKSYRAVLVSLSLLLVFVLSGCSNAAPIDAHSTGIWDHYFVYPISFMIQFVAHHISGASFGIAIIIMTLVIRSAMIPLAVSQYRSQAKMKKMQPELQKLKKKYGDVSKDLEKQKQYQKEMSELMKSGGWNPLAGCWPIFIQMPIFSALYYAISRTEEIRTSSFLWVNLGHADPYHILPIIAALTTFIQMKVFQSNITPGEQVQMLKMQQIMMPAMILFMGFAAPSGLVLYWITGNLFTMTQTIVLRKIMEREELQLQKA, from the coding sequence ATGTTAAAATCATACCGAGCTGTGCTCGTTAGTTTATCATTATTACTTGTTTTTGTTTTATCTGGTTGCAGTAATGCGGCCCCAATTGATGCACATAGTACTGGGATTTGGGATCATTATTTTGTATATCCAATCTCGTTTATGATTCAATTTGTTGCGCATCATATATCTGGAGCTAGCTTTGGGATTGCCATCATTATCATGACGCTCGTTATTCGTTCAGCCATGATTCCATTAGCTGTTTCGCAATATCGCAGCCAAGCGAAAATGAAGAAAATGCAACCTGAATTGCAGAAGCTAAAGAAAAAATACGGTGATGTAAGTAAAGATCTTGAAAAACAAAAACAGTATCAAAAAGAAATGTCAGAACTAATGAAATCAGGCGGTTGGAATCCACTTGCTGGTTGCTGGCCAATTTTTATACAAATGCCGATTTTCTCTGCTTTGTATTATGCGATTAGCCGAACAGAAGAGATTCGCACATCTTCGTTTTTATGGGTGAACTTAGGACATGCAGATCCATATCATATATTACCGATTATTGCAGCGTTAACGACATTTATTCAAATGAAAGTTTTCCAATCTAATATTACACCTGGAGAACAAGTACAGATGCTAAAGATGCAGCAAATTATGATGCCGGCAATGATTCTATTTATGGGGTTTGCGGCGCCATCAGGACTTGTATTGTACTGGATAACAGGTAACTTATTTACAATGACACAAACAATTGTATTAAGAAAAATAATGGAACGTGAAGAGTTACAATTACAAAAAGCATAG
- a CDS encoding APC family permease, with the protein MHHDEKNKIGLTVALSIVVGTIIGSGVFMKPGSVLDYSGSSNMAILAWVIGGLLTLASGLTVAEIGAQIPKNGGLYTYLEEIYGSFWGYLSGWMQTIVYGPAIIGTLGLYFSSLMINFFYLDKAWNLPIAIGTVVFLGVVNSMGTKYGGIVQTITTIGKMIPIVLIVVLGFWKGNSDIFNVVVPISENQSIGMAILATLFAYDGWILLASIGGEMKNPTKLLPKAMTVGILIVTAAYVLINLALLNVLPAAKIVDLGENATATAAGMLLGEYGGKIISIGIIVSIFGCLNGKILTFPRIPMSMAERGQLPFAKFIAKESPRFKTPANAITVEIILGIILMIISDPNKLSEISVFIIYIFYVMTFIGVFILRKRNKNKERAYSVPLFPIVPIVAILGSLFVIGSAIINDPVSCFLSIGIVFTGLPVYWYLNKKKETE; encoded by the coding sequence ATGCATCATGATGAGAAGAACAAAATTGGTTTAACAGTAGCACTTTCTATCGTAGTAGGAACGATTATTGGATCTGGTGTGTTCATGAAGCCAGGGAGCGTATTAGATTACTCGGGAAGTTCTAATATGGCCATTCTTGCTTGGGTAATTGGTGGTCTATTGACGCTAGCGAGTGGTTTAACAGTAGCTGAAATTGGAGCGCAAATCCCGAAAAATGGTGGTTTGTATACGTATTTAGAGGAGATTTACGGAAGTTTTTGGGGATATTTATCAGGTTGGATGCAAACAATTGTTTATGGACCTGCTATTATCGGAACATTAGGCTTATACTTTAGTTCTTTAATGATTAATTTTTTCTATTTAGATAAAGCATGGAATTTACCAATCGCAATTGGAACGGTTGTGTTCCTTGGCGTTGTAAATAGTATGGGAACAAAATACGGAGGTATCGTTCAAACAATCACGACAATTGGGAAGATGATTCCGATTGTGTTAATTGTTGTGCTAGGTTTTTGGAAAGGGAATAGCGATATCTTTAACGTAGTTGTGCCGATATCGGAAAATCAAAGTATCGGTATGGCAATTTTAGCAACGTTATTTGCTTATGACGGCTGGATTTTACTTGCTTCAATTGGCGGGGAAATGAAGAATCCAACAAAGTTATTACCGAAAGCAATGACAGTTGGGATTTTAATTGTAACAGCTGCATACGTATTAATTAACTTGGCGTTATTAAATGTATTACCAGCAGCGAAAATTGTAGACCTTGGAGAAAATGCAACAGCGACAGCTGCCGGCATGCTACTTGGAGAATATGGCGGGAAAATTATTAGTATCGGTATTATCGTTTCTATTTTCGGTTGTTTAAATGGAAAGATTTTAACGTTCCCACGTATCCCGATGTCGATGGCAGAACGTGGACAACTTCCATTTGCTAAGTTTATTGCAAAGGAAAGTCCAAGATTTAAAACACCAGCAAATGCGATTACTGTTGAAATCATTTTAGGAATTATTTTAATGATTATTAGTGATCCAAATAAGCTATCTGAGATTTCCGTATTCATTATTTATATTTTCTATGTGATGACGTTTATTGGTGTCTTCATTTTAAGAAAACGTAATAAGAATAAAGAGCGTGCATATAGTGTACCGTTATTCCCAATCGTACCAATTGTTGCGATTTTAGGTTCACTTTTTGTAATCGGTAGTGCGATTATTAACGATCCAGTAAGTTGTTTTTTATCAATTGGAATTGTATTTACGGGACTTCCGGTGTATTGGTACTTGAATAAGAAGAAAGAAACAGAATGA